Proteins encoded within one genomic window of Deltaproteobacteria bacterium:
- a CDS encoding stage II sporulation protein M produces the protein MQRPLVGRTRMNLQAVTASAWGILRYREPQSAVRQRCGLFLVAFLYGLLAVATASLLFPGAMGIVAVFLHSLSLLAAFDWILEKNGDDIWRRRIHPAHANLDMTLSLLVLFSGALCVYFTIALLMPAVLGARLFATQLEGAVVQLAQMHFAHFGPILAHNLVALLTFLFFALLYRAGAVFAVVWNASVWGAIFGVTTTQASVAGETTLMTASKLLCCTMPHLVAEAVAYILSAMAGMFLSKAMLKYRWSDAKFYQVLRACTVILLLALGTLLLAACLESQVAPWLVRRLFTTIPSP, from the coding sequence ATGCAGCGACCTCTGGTGGGGCGAACGCGAATGAATCTCCAAGCGGTGACCGCGTCGGCGTGGGGAATCCTTCGGTATCGGGAGCCGCAATCGGCCGTGCGCCAACGGTGTGGACTTTTTTTGGTCGCATTCCTCTATGGCCTCCTCGCCGTGGCCACGGCGTCTCTGCTGTTTCCCGGCGCCATGGGCATCGTGGCCGTCTTTCTCCACTCGCTTTCGCTGTTGGCGGCCTTCGATTGGATCTTGGAAAAAAATGGCGACGATATCTGGCGGCGTCGGATCCATCCGGCGCACGCGAACCTCGACATGACGCTGTCGTTGTTGGTCCTCTTCTCGGGGGCGTTGTGTGTTTATTTTACCATCGCTCTCCTGATGCCGGCGGTGTTGGGCGCGCGTCTGTTTGCCACGCAGCTGGAGGGCGCCGTGGTCCAGCTCGCGCAGATGCACTTTGCGCATTTTGGCCCCATCCTGGCGCACAATCTCGTGGCGCTGCTGACCTTCCTCTTCTTTGCCCTCCTCTATCGCGCGGGCGCGGTGTTTGCCGTGGTCTGGAATGCGTCGGTCTGGGGCGCCATCTTTGGGGTGACCACGACTCAGGCGTCAGTGGCGGGTGAAACCACACTCATGACGGCCAGCAAGCTGCTCTGTTGCACGATGCCGCATCTGGTGGCGGAGGCCGTGGCCTATATCCTCTCCGCGATGGCGGGGATGTTCCTGTCGAAGGCGATGCTGAAATATCGCTGGTCTGACGCGAAGTTCTACCAAGTGCTGCGTGCATGCACTGTGATCCTCCTGCTGGCGCTTGGTACGCTCTTGCTGGCGGCCTGCTTAGAGAGTCAAGTGGCGCCGTGGTTGGTGCGGCGGCTCTTCACCACGATCCCCTCGCCATAA
- a CDS encoding BrnT family toxin, whose amino-acid sequence MSSICFEWDERKNRENMRKHRVSFEEARTVFLDEQAIRYFDPDHSADEDRFIMLGLSYQLRVLVVCHCYRTSETTIRIISARKADQQERTAYRR is encoded by the coding sequence ATGAGCTCGATATGTTTCGAGTGGGATGAACGGAAAAATCGAGAGAATATGCGCAAACACCGCGTCTCATTCGAAGAGGCACGAACGGTGTTTCTCGATGAACAGGCCATCCGTTATTTTGACCCGGATCATTCCGCAGATGAAGATCGCTTCATTATGTTGGGACTCAGTTATCAATTGCGGGTGTTGGTCGTCTGTCACTGCTATCGCACGAGCGAAACGACGATTCGGATCATTTCGGCTCGCAAGGCCGACCAACAGGAACGCACGGCCTACAGGAGATAA
- a CDS encoding aminopeptidase P family protein: MDHTARLIVDSPNHDPDLFYACHFSAGDPVIFLEHRRRKYLLLSDLELDRARQEATVDEVLSISTVVEAKNGVRRAARRLGGRAGIVQVFCHAHRIKRLLVPETMSVGVVDALRTVGLRIDVAALPFYPQRFFKTPGELRAMKIAQRATFAAMSLAEQMLRDSIIDRNQLVWQGKPLTSERMRAELSTFLSHQGFSCPEGMIIACGPHTIEPHNHGSGPLRPHQAIIVDIYPRSLTTRFFGDATRTFCRGTAPDALKQLYSTVKTAQVAALRQVRAGVNGQRVHGDIVKRFEAAGYATKEMNGRRQGFIHGTGHGLGYAVHEEPLRINRLPCRLRTGHVVTVEPGLYYEGIGGVRIEDVVVVTPSGADLLARYPKRLEIL, translated from the coding sequence ATGGATCACACCGCACGGCTGATTGTCGACAGTCCAAATCACGATCCGGATTTATTTTATGCCTGCCATTTTTCTGCGGGAGATCCGGTGATCTTCCTTGAACATCGACGGCGCAAATATCTCCTGCTCAGCGACTTGGAATTGGATCGGGCACGTCAAGAAGCTACCGTCGACGAGGTCCTTTCCATCTCGACAGTTGTCGAGGCAAAAAATGGTGTACGCCGCGCTGCGCGACGGCTGGGAGGACGTGCCGGGATCGTCCAGGTGTTTTGTCATGCGCATCGCATTAAGCGGCTCTTAGTGCCGGAAACGATGAGCGTCGGAGTCGTCGATGCACTGCGTACCGTCGGCCTCCGGATCGACGTCGCGGCGCTGCCGTTTTACCCACAGCGATTTTTTAAGACCCCTGGAGAATTGCGGGCAATGAAAATCGCACAGCGAGCCACGTTCGCCGCAATGTCCCTCGCAGAACAAATGCTGCGCGACAGCATAATCGATCGCAATCAACTGGTGTGGCAAGGAAAGCCGCTCACGAGCGAACGGATGCGAGCCGAATTGAGCACGTTCTTGTCTCACCAAGGATTTTCCTGTCCGGAAGGGATGATAATTGCGTGCGGTCCCCACACGATTGAACCGCATAACCACGGCAGTGGACCGTTGCGTCCCCATCAAGCCATCATCGTCGACATTTATCCGCGCTCCCTCACAACACGCTTCTTCGGCGACGCGACACGCACGTTTTGTCGCGGCACGGCGCCGGACGCATTGAAGCAGCTCTATTCTACGGTGAAAACCGCGCAAGTCGCAGCGCTGCGCCAAGTGCGCGCCGGGGTGAACGGGCAACGCGTGCACGGCGACATCGTGAAGCGGTTTGAAGCGGCGGGCTATGCCACGAAGGAAATGAACGGGCGCCGCCAAGGGTTCATCCACGGGACCGGGCACGGACTCGGCTATGCGGTGCACGAAGAGCCGTTGCGGATCAATCGGCTCCCGTGCCGACTCCGTACGGGACACGTCGTGACGGTCGAACCAGGGTTGTATTATGAAGGGATCGGCGGCGTCCGGATCGAGGATGTCGTCGTAGTCACGCCGAGCGGCGCGGACTTGTTGGCCCGCTATCCGAAACGTTTGGAAATTTTATAA
- the rsmD gene encoding 16S rRNA (guanine(966)-N(2))-methyltransferase RsmD has protein sequence MRVIAGSAKGRTLLGPKRDDPIRPVEDRVKESLFNILWDVTGLRILDAFAGTGAIGIEGLSRGAAHCTFIDQSPRAIALITANVERCGLLERATIVRASVDRALERLAKGTVPFDLLFIDPPYTQDLVAPTLAQLAATPLLAPAGRILIEHEHKLVLALPPTLQLTDQRTYGQTVVSFVRRMTINPG, from the coding sequence ATGCGCGTAATCGCCGGGAGTGCCAAAGGCCGGACGTTGCTGGGACCGAAACGCGACGATCCGATCCGTCCGGTCGAAGATCGGGTCAAGGAATCGCTCTTCAACATCTTGTGGGACGTGACCGGACTCCGCATCCTGGATGCATTTGCCGGCACCGGCGCGATCGGGATCGAGGGCTTAAGCCGCGGCGCCGCGCACTGCACGTTCATCGACCAATCCCCGCGCGCCATCGCGCTGATCACCGCCAATGTGGAACGCTGCGGACTGCTCGAACGCGCCACCATTGTCCGCGCCTCAGTCGACCGCGCGCTGGAACGCCTCGCGAAAGGGACCGTGCCATTCGATCTGCTCTTCATCGACCCGCCGTACACCCAAGACCTCGTTGCTCCGACACTCGCCCAGCTGGCCGCAACGCCGCTGCTCGCCCCCGCCGGACGCATCTTGATCGAGCACGAGCACAAACTCGTACTCGCACTCCCGCCGACCTTGCAGCTGACCGACCAACGCACATACGGGCAAACTGTGGTGAGCTTCGTGCGGCGTATGACAATCAATCCCGGCTAA
- the pruA gene encoding L-glutamate gamma-semialdehyde dehydrogenase, protein MPIDISEFANEPATNFNEPASAQTMRDALVQAQREFGKEYPLLIGGEPIKTGQKIRSLNPSNPKDVVGIVQRATVAHAEQALAAATVAFGDERDGPGWRWTPAEVRAKYALRAAAAMRRRRCELNAWLILEAGKSWNEADGDVAEAIDFCEFYAREALRYDGAQPVGRVPGEKTELFYLPLGVGVVIPPWNFPFAILTGMTVAAWVTGNTVVLKPSSETPIIAVKFMEVMDEIGLPPGVVNLVTGPGCEVGDHLVADPRTRFVAFTGSREVGLHVVEQAAVHRPGQRWIKRVIAEMGGKNATIIDDESDLDAAVDGVALAAYGFQGQKCSACSRAIVAASVHDRFVERLAARIQEITVGPVSDMRHWMGPVISERQLKSVQKYIDIGRGEGRVVCGGKRISTDGFFLEPTLVADVEPKARIAQEEIFGPVCAVLKANSFEEALQIANGTEYGLTGAVFSNNRQHLERARREFFVGNLYLNRKSSGALVSGHPFGGFNMSGTDSKAGGRDYLSHFLQAKSVAERL, encoded by the coding sequence ATGCCGATCGATATCTCCGAGTTCGCGAATGAACCCGCAACGAATTTCAACGAGCCGGCGAGTGCGCAAACGATGCGCGATGCGCTCGTGCAGGCGCAGCGAGAATTCGGCAAAGAGTATCCGCTGTTGATCGGCGGCGAGCCGATCAAAACGGGGCAGAAAATTCGTTCGCTGAATCCGTCGAATCCGAAAGACGTCGTGGGCATCGTGCAGCGCGCGACCGTGGCTCATGCGGAACAGGCGTTGGCGGCGGCGACGGTGGCCTTCGGCGACGAACGCGACGGCCCCGGATGGCGCTGGACACCGGCGGAAGTGCGCGCCAAGTATGCGTTGCGCGCCGCCGCGGCGATGCGACGGCGGCGTTGTGAACTCAATGCGTGGTTGATTCTCGAAGCGGGAAAATCGTGGAACGAGGCCGACGGAGACGTCGCTGAGGCGATCGATTTTTGCGAATTCTACGCGCGCGAGGCGCTGCGCTACGACGGCGCGCAACCCGTGGGTCGTGTGCCGGGCGAAAAAACCGAACTCTTTTATCTTCCGCTCGGCGTCGGCGTTGTCATTCCGCCATGGAATTTTCCATTCGCGATCCTGACCGGCATGACGGTCGCGGCGTGGGTCACCGGCAATACGGTCGTGCTGAAACCCTCGTCAGAGACGCCGATCATCGCGGTGAAATTCATGGAAGTCATGGACGAGATCGGGTTGCCGCCGGGTGTGGTCAATTTAGTTACCGGTCCCGGCTGTGAAGTGGGCGATCACTTAGTGGCCGATCCGCGGACGCGATTTGTCGCGTTCACTGGCTCCCGCGAAGTGGGACTGCACGTCGTGGAGCAGGCCGCCGTGCATCGGCCGGGACAACGCTGGATCAAACGCGTGATCGCCGAGATGGGCGGGAAAAATGCGACCATCATTGACGATGAGTCCGATCTCGACGCCGCCGTCGACGGTGTCGCACTCGCGGCGTACGGATTTCAGGGCCAGAAATGTTCCGCCTGTTCGCGGGCGATTGTGGCGGCGTCGGTGCACGATCGATTCGTGGAACGGCTGGCCGCGCGAATTCAGGAAATTACGGTCGGGCCCGTCTCCGACATGCGGCACTGGATGGGGCCGGTGATCAGCGAACGGCAGCTCAAGTCGGTCCAGAAATATATCGACATCGGTCGTGGCGAAGGGCGCGTGGTCTGCGGTGGCAAACGCATCTCCACCGATGGCTTCTTTTTGGAGCCGACGCTTGTTGCCGATGTCGAGCCGAAAGCGCGGATTGCGCAGGAAGAAATTTTCGGTCCGGTCTGTGCGGTGTTGAAGGCGAACAGTTTCGAGGAAGCGCTGCAGATTGCGAATGGAACCGAGTATGGATTGACCGGAGCCGTGTTCTCCAACAATCGGCAACATTTGGAGCGAGCGCGGCGGGAATTTTTTGTCGGCAACTTGTATCTCAATCGCAAGTCCAGCGGGGCGCTGGTGAGTGGCCATCCATTCGGTGGATTTAATATGTCGGGGACCGACTCGAAGGCCGGCGGACGTGATTATTTATCCCATTTTCTGCAGGCGAAGAGCGTCGCGGAGAGACTGTAA
- a CDS encoding cyclic nucleotide-binding domain-containing protein: protein MCHMPVSSEQIIQMRGERPVAQYRPGQVLFYLDHRPMGLWLLLHGEVILRGRNQQRTYVTAPAVLGFVQLQTDVSYPATAQATTACEVVFIGREELGSDLSAFATANA, encoded by the coding sequence ATGTGCCACATGCCTGTGAGTAGCGAGCAAATCATCCAAATGCGAGGCGAGCGGCCGGTCGCGCAATATCGGCCCGGACAAGTGCTCTTTTATCTCGACCACCGACCGATGGGGCTCTGGCTGTTGCTCCACGGCGAAGTCATCTTACGCGGCCGCAATCAACAGCGGACCTATGTAACGGCACCGGCCGTGCTTGGATTTGTGCAATTACAGACCGATGTGAGTTATCCCGCCACGGCGCAAGCCACCACCGCATGTGAAGTCGTGTTCATCGGCAGAGAAGAGCTGGGCAGCGATCTCAGCGCATTTGCAACCGCCAACGCGTAA
- a CDS encoding alpha/beta hydrolase, which yields MATITTTDQVLLRTRANPGALLDLWFLHGFGESGLSFREVFGSPLAQRCNLFAPDFPGFGVSPFVEGAATIDGSVRVLGRLLAVHSPQRPVVLLGHSLGGIVATRAAVVWPQQVRAVVSIEGNLTRADTFGTGQTIGVTDAAAFHRTYVAAMAAQANGDEALLRYVASLRFADPRALLSWGQSCYEATGVQTSGEAYAALACPKLYLWGDGNTPAQTRQFIHDFQLVNHLFPGAGHWPMIDQPEACYRVIAEFVVNLQ from the coding sequence ATGGCGACGATTACGACGACCGATCAGGTGTTGTTGCGGACGCGTGCCAATCCGGGTGCGCTGTTGGATTTGTGGTTTTTGCATGGTTTCGGCGAATCGGGACTTTCGTTCCGCGAGGTCTTCGGGTCGCCGCTGGCGCAGCGCTGCAACCTGTTCGCCCCCGACTTTCCCGGATTTGGCGTCTCTCCATTCGTGGAAGGGGCCGCGACGATCGACGGCTCGGTGCGGGTGTTGGGGCGGTTACTCGCAGTCCATTCGCCACAGCGGCCGGTGGTGCTGCTCGGACATTCGCTCGGCGGCATCGTCGCCACTCGCGCGGCGGTAGTATGGCCGCAGCAAGTGCGCGCGGTCGTCAGCATCGAAGGGAATTTGACCCGTGCCGATACGTTCGGCACCGGCCAGACGATCGGCGTGACCGATGCCGCAGCCTTTCACCGCACCTATGTGGCCGCGATGGCGGCGCAGGCGAACGGCGACGAAGCCTTGCTTCGTTACGTCGCCAGCCTCCGCTTCGCCGATCCGCGCGCGCTGCTGTCGTGGGGTCAGAGTTGTTACGAGGCCACCGGCGTACAAACCAGTGGCGAGGCGTATGCCGCGCTCGCGTGTCCCAAGCTGTATCTCTGGGGCGACGGCAACACGCCCGCGCAGACGCGCCAATTCATCCACGACTTCCAGCTCGTCAATCATCTGTTCCCCGGCGCCGGCCACTGGCCAATGATCGACCAACCCGAGGCCTGTTACCGCGTGATCGCCGAATTTGTCGTGAATCTCCAGTAA
- a CDS encoding BON domain-containing protein, whose translation MTTRCRFFSFAILAALLAGCGATPMRRGVGEVWRDEKIKTALHWRMARDKQVNGSGVNVDVYRGVVALGGRVANDGERQRAEALARRTRGVVKVENHLAVMDAGDPRFMVANRKAVAPSAATPKIAAPVIVRTPKAPTASPSLGSEEPEYADLAPEPKAVSTKAVAKNLPTASPTATKPTVATVPKPAKPSAAATATKPVIDPNKGTATRYLDAGAIPPARQVHAKPQSVADPSPAWMASRANAAPKSTAAPRATTTGIPVPKAVPAPERVVAPSTPDGDQNDLAREAAEELKKLKAMP comes from the coding sequence ATGACGACTCGATGCCGTTTCTTTTCATTCGCGATTCTGGCCGCGTTGCTGGCCGGCTGCGGTGCGACGCCGATGCGGCGTGGCGTGGGCGAAGTGTGGCGCGACGAAAAGATCAAGACCGCGCTGCATTGGCGAATGGCGCGGGATAAACAGGTCAACGGGAGTGGTGTGAATGTGGATGTCTATCGCGGCGTCGTGGCGCTCGGCGGGCGGGTCGCCAATGACGGCGAGCGGCAGCGGGCGGAAGCATTGGCGCGCCGGACTCGTGGCGTGGTGAAGGTCGAAAATCATCTCGCCGTGATGGACGCCGGCGATCCGCGCTTTATGGTCGCGAACCGTAAGGCCGTGGCGCCGTCGGCCGCCACGCCGAAGATCGCGGCTCCTGTTATCGTCCGCACGCCGAAGGCCCCGACCGCGTCGCCATCGCTCGGTTCGGAAGAACCCGAGTATGCCGACCTGGCTCCGGAGCCGAAGGCGGTCTCCACCAAAGCAGTGGCAAAAAATCTCCCAACCGCGAGTCCCACAGCCACCAAACCAACAGTTGCAACCGTGCCGAAACCGGCCAAGCCGAGTGCCGCTGCGACCGCGACGAAACCGGTCATAGATCCGAATAAGGGCACGGCCACGCGCTATTTGGACGCCGGGGCCATTCCGCCGGCGCGGCAAGTGCATGCCAAACCACAATCAGTTGCCGATCCGTCGCCGGCATGGATGGCAAGCCGCGCAAACGCGGCGCCGAAGTCCACTGCGGCGCCGCGCGCAACCACGACGGGCATCCCGGTCCCGAAGGCCGTGCCGGCCCCGGAACGGGTAGTCGCGCCCAGCACCCCGGATGGGGACCAAAATGACCTCGCCCGCGAGGCTGCCGAGGAGCTGAAGAAGCTCAAAGCGATGCCTTGA
- a CDS encoding Crp/Fnr family transcriptional regulator → MMGFFSDISSSGVEQCAQHTTNTYKAGQILFYEGNRAFGVYCIYAGRVKLYKTGHGGRLQIVRLAGPGDLLGYRSLFADEPYSATAEAMEDATVCFIEKSIFIPLLSQEPNLAMKMIRKLSQELRQAEDRMTGIAQKPVRERLAELLLLLRETYGKQNGGEGTEITLALSREEMAEMIGTTQETVIRLLSEFKSRKFIKLDGRHITITDPKPLRRIAHIEV, encoded by the coding sequence ATGATGGGCTTCTTCAGCGATATTAGCTCATCCGGCGTAGAGCAGTGCGCCCAACACACGACCAATACCTATAAGGCCGGGCAAATCTTATTCTATGAAGGCAATCGCGCGTTCGGCGTCTATTGCATCTACGCCGGTCGCGTCAAATTGTACAAAACGGGACACGGCGGACGGCTGCAAATCGTGCGGCTCGCCGGCCCCGGCGATCTGCTGGGCTATCGCTCGCTGTTCGCGGATGAACCCTATTCCGCGACTGCGGAGGCGATGGAAGACGCCACCGTCTGCTTTATCGAAAAATCGATTTTCATCCCGCTACTCTCGCAAGAGCCGAATTTGGCAATGAAGATGATCCGCAAATTGTCGCAAGAGTTGCGCCAAGCGGAAGACCGCATGACTGGCATCGCACAAAAACCGGTGCGGGAACGTCTGGCAGAACTGCTGCTGCTGTTGCGGGAAACGTATGGCAAGCAGAACGGCGGCGAAGGCACGGAAATCACGTTGGCGTTGTCGCGGGAAGAAATGGCCGAGATGATCGGGACCACCCAAGAAACCGTCATCCGTCTCCTCTCGGAATTCAAGTCCCGGAAGTTCATTAAGCTCGACGGTCGGCACATTACGATCACCGACCCCAAGCCGCTCCGCCGCATCGCCCACATTGAAGTCTGA
- a CDS encoding DUF2752 domain-containing protein, with amino-acid sequence MSHTGDDVTIRIKRLLWCGAGIFCAWLLVSRLTPSPTGIGTHEQFGLPPCPLHWLTGWPCPACGLTTSWCHLSHGAWAAAFRAHLLGPLVPIGLAGWAAFNVPSAQWAWAGGLSIGLASWLISIMRLSGLF; translated from the coding sequence ATGTCACACACTGGAGACGACGTGACGATCCGAATCAAACGACTACTGTGGTGTGGCGCGGGGATTTTCTGCGCATGGCTGCTCGTGAGTCGACTGACACCGTCGCCGACCGGGATCGGGACGCACGAACAATTCGGGTTGCCTCCGTGTCCGCTACACTGGTTAACCGGTTGGCCGTGCCCGGCGTGCGGCCTCACCACCAGTTGGTGTCATTTGAGCCACGGCGCGTGGGCGGCCGCGTTTCGCGCGCATCTGCTTGGACCGTTGGTGCCGATCGGGTTGGCAGGGTGGGCCGCTTTCAATGTCCCGTCGGCACAATGGGCCTGGGCCGGAGGTTTAAGCATCGGGCTGGCGAGCTGGTTGATCTCAATTATGCGACTTTCCGGCCTATTCTAG
- a CDS encoding DUF4190 domain-containing protein has protein sequence MDSELTDTPTSHGSAPTPPTAAGISGRAMAALVLGLLALIPCCLFFTGIPAIIVGQLELAAIDNGAAPTAGRAIAKTGLVFGVIGSALGLLLVLGWFFAVGLGFMAKMVH, from the coding sequence ATGGATAGTGAATTGACCGACACACCGACAAGTCACGGCAGTGCGCCGACACCGCCGACGGCGGCGGGCATCAGTGGGCGCGCGATGGCGGCGTTGGTGCTGGGACTCCTCGCGCTGATTCCGTGCTGCCTGTTCTTCACCGGCATTCCGGCGATTATCGTCGGACAACTCGAACTCGCGGCCATCGACAACGGCGCCGCGCCGACCGCCGGACGGGCCATTGCGAAGACCGGCCTCGTCTTCGGCGTCATCGGCTCGGCACTCGGCCTGCTGCTCGTGCTCGGCTGGTTCTTCGCCGTGGGCTTAGGCTTCATGGCAAAAATGGTGCACTGA
- a CDS encoding prepilin-type N-terminal cleavage/methylation domain-containing protein has protein sequence MRGHECQRGFTLIELMIVVALIAIISAIAIPNLLRARIAANEGSAIGSMRSIVTAQSLHKDEYGGYGDSLANLSADGSIDDLLGSGEKADYVFDVSTAEEGSKWITTAAPRRCGESGERSFYVNESGIIRQTMCPALANSTSAVLSEADAGNDMTAGASVDDDSFSRKFSTRLMALLPSEHRQKAAAILKSLRSATFGQLVLTRLDTDRDGVLSRAEILDADLLALARELSRGLQKRNGVAIAVSHDDALIEQAIRAAQHQLVYMMDDPVKPPPIDPADPAPHAKTKDAAASKAGSRGLSVEQLDRFKQRLEQTFAPARTSH, from the coding sequence ATGAGAGGTCACGAGTGCCAGCGGGGCTTCACCCTGATCGAACTGATGATTGTGGTTGCCCTGATCGCAATCATCTCCGCCATCGCCATCCCCAATCTCCTGCGGGCCCGGATCGCCGCCAACGAAGGGTCCGCGATCGGCAGCATGAGATCCATTGTGACGGCGCAGAGCCTGCACAAGGATGAATATGGCGGATACGGGGATAGCCTAGCGAATCTGAGCGCCGATGGGTCGATCGATGATCTCCTGGGGTCCGGGGAAAAAGCGGACTACGTATTCGACGTCTCAACCGCGGAAGAAGGTTCGAAGTGGATCACCACCGCCGCCCCACGACGATGCGGCGAGAGTGGCGAGCGCTCTTTTTACGTCAATGAGTCGGGGATCATTCGGCAAACCATGTGTCCGGCGCTGGCCAATTCGACGTCGGCAGTGCTGAGCGAAGCGGATGCCGGCAACGATATGACGGCAGGGGCATCGGTCGACGATGACAGCTTCAGTCGCAAGTTCTCGACCCGGTTGATGGCGCTGCTCCCCAGTGAACATCGTCAGAAGGCCGCAGCGATCCTGAAATCGTTGCGCAGCGCGACTTTCGGACAGCTCGTCCTGACTCGTTTGGACACGGATCGGGATGGCGTGCTCAGTCGCGCGGAGATCCTCGACGCCGACCTCCTTGCGTTAGCGCGAGAACTGAGTCGCGGCCTGCAGAAACGGAATGGCGTAGCGATTGCCGTGTCGCATGACGATGCGCTGATCGAACAAGCGATTCGGGCCGCACAGCATCAGTTGGTCTATATGATGGACGACCCGGTGAAGCCCCCTCCGATCGATCCTGCAGACCCCGCACCGCATGCCAAGACGAAGGACGCTGCGGCGAGCAAGGCGGGCTCCCGTGGTTTGTCGGTCGAGCAACTGGATCGCTTCAAGCAGCGCTTGGAACAAACCTTCGCCCCCGCTCGTACCAGCCACTAG
- a CDS encoding BrnA antitoxin family protein encodes MRTHYDFSTMKGIRNPYSKDLKQPITIRLDKNTVSYFKTLATTLGMSYQHLINLYLRDCAVSHKKLALRWE; translated from the coding sequence ATGCGCACTCATTATGATTTCTCCACGATGAAAGGCATCCGAAACCCGTATAGCAAAGATTTGAAGCAGCCGATCACGATTCGTTTGGATAAAAACACGGTTTCTTATTTCAAGACGTTGGCAACCACGCTGGGCATGTCGTATCAACATCTCATCAATCTGTATCTACGGGATTGTGCCGTCTCCCACAAAAAGTTGGCCTTACGATGGGAATGA
- a CDS encoding proline dehydrogenase family protein: MRLLYPLAKRFIAGQRLEEALPHVSALAARGFRTTLDLLGESVSDRRMAAVALDGYLQLIETLHTCGLECNISVKLTQLGLDIDRELAGTHLMRLVNAVAGVHGFLRVDMEGSAYTQATLDLVVAAHRSYPGVGTVLQAMLYRSEADVETLCRERVPIRLVKGAYKEPPALAFQRKEEVDHHYVLLMERLFKMAEHPAIATHDERIVAHALRLVTELGVSRTAFEFQMLYGIARQRQDQLLHDGWPVRIYVPYGNAWFAYVVRRLRERKENLWFVAKHLFHK, encoded by the coding sequence ATGCGTCTGTTATATCCCCTGGCAAAACGGTTTATTGCGGGACAGCGGTTGGAAGAAGCGTTGCCGCACGTCAGCGCGTTGGCGGCGCGAGGGTTTCGTACGACGCTGGATCTGTTGGGCGAGAGTGTCAGTGACCGACGCATGGCCGCCGTGGCGCTGGATGGCTATCTCCAGCTGATCGAGACGCTGCACACTTGCGGACTCGAATGCAATATTTCCGTGAAACTGACGCAGCTCGGGCTCGATATCGATCGCGAGCTGGCGGGGACCCACTTGATGCGGCTCGTGAATGCCGTGGCGGGCGTGCACGGATTTCTACGCGTCGACATGGAGGGTTCGGCCTATACGCAAGCGACGCTGGATCTTGTGGTCGCGGCGCATCGCAGCTATCCGGGTGTCGGCACGGTGTTGCAAGCGATGCTCTACCGGTCCGAAGCCGATGTGGAAACGTTGTGCCGAGAGCGTGTCCCGATTCGTTTAGTGAAAGGGGCCTACAAAGAGCCGCCGGCGTTGGCATTCCAGCGGAAAGAAGAAGTGGATCATCATTATGTGCTGTTGATGGAACGACTATTCAAAATGGCGGAACATCCGGCGATTGCGACGCATGATGAACGGATTGTGGCCCATGCGCTGCGACTAGTGACCGAGTTGGGAGTCTCCCGCACGGCCTTTGAATTTCAAATGTTGTATGGCATCGCGCGGCAGCGGCAAGACCAGTTGCTCCACGACGGATGGCCGGTGCGCATTTACGTTCCCTACGGCAACGCGTGGTTCGCGTACGTGGTGCGGCGCCTGCGCGAACGCAAAGAGAATTTGTGGTTCGTCGCGAAACACTTATTTCACAAATAA